CCCGCGATCAGCCGAGTCGGCATAAACCAGCGCCGCCGTCTTACCTCGCACCTTTAACGGAACGGTGAGCACACGCTGCGGATGAATAGTGCCAAGTCGTCCGAAGAGAACTTGGTTCTCGGAATGCAAATCGGGCGAGCCGTAGAAGGTCTGCTGCGAATTGAGCGCAACACGCAAAACCGTATCTGACTGCAAAGGGATTGACATCCCTCTTACCGAGTTGTTGCCTGCACCATCGTCCAATCCGCGAGCCGCCCACGCTACCGCATTACCACTCTTGACCACAAACAGCACGACCCGCGGCGCGAAGTTCGCAGCGCGCGCTACGAGCGCATTCAGCACGTCAGCTTGAGTGCGTTGCTCGTCAAGCTCAGTCACTGAATCTCTGAGCAAGGCGATGTCCGCGCCGAGCCTTACGCTCTCCGCACCCGCCTGGTCGACTTGCGCAGTCACTTCAGCGGCTATCTGCGTGAATGCCTCATCCTCGCCGGGCATCGCAGCGACTACATCGGTCTGCTCAAGCAGCCGGTTGAATGATTCGTTTACTTCCCGTTGTAGCTTGCTGATGTCTTGCTCGAGCGAACCCACGCGAGCTCGTACCATCTCTTCTATTCGTCGGCGCAGCCGAACCTCACGCTCCTTTTCCACCTTGTTCCTCCCACACTAGCGAAGATGATTCGCGGGGACTGTCGTTGGCTTGGGGTTATCGAATGCGATTATCACGCAGGGTGTATCCGTTGTCAATAAAAACGACTTTGCTCGTGGTTTGCTTGCTATCGTTTAGCTTGCTGGAACTATCGCCTGCGCGCGACGAGCATCCCGTAGACGAAACAGCCCGACGCGAAGCCTTTCCTCATTGCGCTGAACGATCGAAGGAAGCGAATGAACTCAGCGCCCTGCTCGCTTGCTACCCGCCACAGCGCTCGGTTCTTAATGAGGTTCGCGGAGATTTCCCAGGTCTTAGAGCACCGCTCGCTCAAATCGCTGGTATGCGTGATCTCCAAGCCTGCGGCCCGGATCATTTCAGCATAGTCTGCAATGGTCTTGAGTTCTACAAGCATCCCACGCTCGATCGGCTTGATATAGGCCCGATGCTGGGCCGCCGGAAGGTGTTCCTGCCTGAACCAGTCGATTAACGCCAGAGTCCCGCCGGGCTTCAATAACTCCGCTGCTCGGATGAAGAACCCGGGCTTGTTAGTAAAGTGAGAAATCGCCTCAATAGACCAGACCACATCAAACTTGTCTCGCAATGTGATGTCGTCGGCGTCCATGACCAGAAATTTCGCGGTTGCGTTGGCAGCGGCTTCTTGCGCCATCGCTGCCTGGACTGGAGATATGGTTATTCCAGTGACTGTAGCTTGGTACTTGGTGGCCAAATAGATGCTACTGCCTCCGAACCCACACCCAACATCCAGGATGACAGCCCCATTCGGCGTCTGAGCCGATTCGGCGAGATGAGCCGTGAGAGCTAGTTGGGCTTCTTCTTTTGTCTCGGCTCCTGTTTCCCAAAAGCCGTGGTGCAGGTGCTCGCCCCACAAGGCGCGATAGTAAGGGCTCAAGAAGTCGTAGTGTTCGATGATTTTGGGTTTTTCGTTGTAAGTCGCCATTTACGCGCGTCGCGGCTGCGCTTGCAGCCACGGGGTCAGGATGTCCGGACGTCGGTCGACTAACCAATCGAGTGCCGAGCATCAAGGATGCGGCCTGTCAGTCTACGGCGTGAGAGCATTTAAGTGCAAGGCTGCCGTACTTGCTTTTTGCGGCAGCGTGACGGTATTATGTTCTGCTTGCTGAGAGAGTGGGTTTGGCCCACTTTTTTTCTTGGTGACAATGACCGAGTTTGACCGAGAGCAGGTTGGCAGAATCATCGAGCGTGTTGCGGTGCGAGAGGGACTCGAGCTAGTCCATTGGGAGAGGGTCGGCCCACGCAACAACTTCGTGCTGCGCATTTACATCGACAAACCTGGCGGCGTCAGCCACAGCGATTGCGAGGCGGTCAGCAAGCAAGTCGGAACGCTGCTGGATGTAGAAGACCTGATCGCGAATCGATACCTCCTTGAGGTTTCGTCGCCTGGGATAGAGCGCGGCCTCTACAAACAGGCAGATTACGAGCGATTCGCGGGAAGCCGGATCAAGCTGAGGACGTCTCAGCCTATTGACGGCCAGCGAAACTTTCGCGGCAAGCTGATAGGCCTTGTTGGCGACAACGTTTGTCTTGATGCCGACAGGCGAGGTCAGATTGAGGTGCCTTACGAAAATGTCGTAAGGGCGAATGTTGAACACGAGTTTTAGTGGTCCGTAGTCCGTAGTCCGTAGCCAGGTTGCTCGCAATTCACAGCAGCAACTAACTGCGGACCACGGACTACGGACTCCTCGAGGGGAATTATGTCAACGAGTCCGATTCCGCAGACCATAGACATTCTCAGCCGGGAGAAGGGTATTGACCCGCAGGTGATCATCTCGGCAATCGAGGATGCAGTGGTGACTGCTGCGCGTAAGCAGTTCAAGACCGGTGAAGATCTGCGCGCTCGCTACAATCACGAGTCGGGTGACGTCGAGCTGTTCGCCCTTATGACCGTGATCGATGAAGTTCAGGACCCCGCTACCGAAATCAGCCTTGCGGACGTTGAAGCGATGGGAGTCGAGGGCGCCGAGGTCGGAGACCAGTTGGAATTCCCGAAGCCTCGCGAAGAACTGGGCCGCATAGCCGCTCAAACAGCGAAGCAGATCATCTTTCAAAAAGTGCGCGAGGCCGAACGCAATAATGTTTACGATGAATACATCGGTCGCGTCGGTGAGCTGGTGCATGGCTTCGTCAAACGGTTCGAGGGCGGGCGCATAATCGTCGATCTAGGCAAGATCGAATCGGTCCTTCCAAAGACCCAGCAGTCGCGCGCCGAGGCGTTCAGTCAAGGTGAGCGCATCAGGGTCGTAATCAACACGGTTTCGAAGGACACTAAGGGCCCGCAGGTTGAGGTTTCACGCACATCGCCGGAATTGGTCAAGCGCCTGTTTGAGATGGAAGTACCCGAGATCTACGACGGCACGGTTCAGATCAAGGCCGCCGTTCGCGAGCCTGGCGACCGCGCTAAGATCGCGGTGATCTCCACTGAACGCGACGTTGATCCAGTGGGCGCGTGTGTTGGGATGAAGGGCTCGCGCGTGCAAGCGATAATTCGCGAACTGCGCGGTGAACGCATCGATATCATCGAGTGGGCCGAAGACCCGGCGGTGTTCGCCGCCAACGGGCTTTCGCCGGCAAAGGTTTCGAAGGTCGAGATAAACAGCTTCGAAGAGAAGAAGCTGACGGTGACGGTTCCGGAAGATCAGCTTTCGCTCGCCATCGGAAAGAAGGGACAGAACGTGCGGCTGGCGGCCAAGCTTGTCGGTTGGCACATCGATATACGCAGCGCAGAAGAGGCCGCTCGCGCTGCGGCTGCGCAGCTTGAAGCTGTGATGGCTGGCGGCGAGGCTACGCTGACTGACATACGCGATAGCCTGGCGCTCGATCAGATC
This DNA window, taken from Acidobacteriota bacterium, encodes the following:
- a CDS encoding GAF domain-containing protein, with product MEKEREVRLRRRIEEMVRARVGSLEQDISKLQREVNESFNRLLEQTDVVAAMPGEDEAFTQIAAEVTAQVDQAGAESVRLGADIALLRDSVTELDEQRTQADVLNALVARAANFAPRVVLFVVKSGNAVAWAARGLDDGAGNNSVRGMSIPLQSDTVLRVALNSQQTFYGSPDLHSENQVLFGRLGTIHPQRVLTVPLKVRGKTAALVYADSADRGEVSTNVEAIELLAHTAGLVVELVSLRARMSEGTQAPKQQTPAPPAAEPAATSATVRSGALPETPRASSDLTPQPGPSGDLQPPAAPTYFRPSVEPAVSAVQSAASEPSASGALGEEEKAHNDARRFARLLVSEIKLYNEQKVAEGRRGGDLYDRLKEDIDRSRQMYEKRVTPSVAAKFDYFYDELVSTLAEGDPSKLGSDSPGPTVSART
- a CDS encoding class I SAM-dependent methyltransferase, whose product is MATYNEKPKIIEHYDFLSPYYRALWGEHLHHGFWETGAETKEEAQLALTAHLAESAQTPNGAVILDVGCGFGGSSIYLATKYQATVTGITISPVQAAMAQEAAANATAKFLVMDADDITLRDKFDVVWSIEAISHFTNKPGFFIRAAELLKPGGTLALIDWFRQEHLPAAQHRAYIKPIERGMLVELKTIADYAEMIRAAGLEITHTSDLSERCSKTWEISANLIKNRALWRVASEQGAEFIRFLRSFSAMRKGFASGCFVYGMLVARRR
- the rimP gene encoding ribosome maturation factor RimP codes for the protein MTEFDREQVGRIIERVAVREGLELVHWERVGPRNNFVLRIYIDKPGGVSHSDCEAVSKQVGTLLDVEDLIANRYLLEVSSPGIERGLYKQADYERFAGSRIKLRTSQPIDGQRNFRGKLIGLVGDNVCLDADRRGQIEVPYENVVRANVEHEF
- the nusA gene encoding transcription termination factor NusA encodes the protein MSTSPIPQTIDILSREKGIDPQVIISAIEDAVVTAARKQFKTGEDLRARYNHESGDVELFALMTVIDEVQDPATEISLADVEAMGVEGAEVGDQLEFPKPREELGRIAAQTAKQIIFQKVREAERNNVYDEYIGRVGELVHGFVKRFEGGRIIVDLGKIESVLPKTQQSRAEAFSQGERIRVVINTVSKDTKGPQVEVSRTSPELVKRLFEMEVPEIYDGTVQIKAAVREPGDRAKIAVISTERDVDPVGACVGMKGSRVQAIIRELRGERIDIIEWAEDPAVFAANGLSPAKVSKVEINSFEEKKLTVTVPEDQLSLAIGKKGQNVRLAAKLVGWHIDIRSAEEAARAAAAQLEAVMAGGEATLTDIRDSLALDQITAERLRHRGIETIDQLTLVSVDELVDAIDVSFDQANEILERAHRLLAQKHARETREAREAEEASLKAATEPQTDESVAATPEAVEPGETVEEPLLRESFEASELGVEEPAQPAALAQEEQIAEEELLRPQSFEAQEIGVEETAQPAQEKQLAEEVPEAGIESDAVEQAVEAQVTEEPEAAAELSPKASPETESETESDTETDRAGGDDERHKNE